One segment of Saprospiraceae bacterium DNA contains the following:
- the apaG gene encoding Co2+/Mg2+ efflux protein ApaG — MEILTTNGITVSVETQYLPAHSNPREQKFIFGYHITIENGSPYTVQLLRRHWVIQDADGQLREVEGEGVIGQQPVMQPGDSHEYASFCNLNTDIGKMHGTYLMKRRDDDSLFEVAIPEFRMVAPFRLN; from the coding sequence ATGGAAATTCTAACGACCAACGGTATCACGGTTAGCGTGGAGACACAGTACCTGCCTGCTCATTCCAATCCCCGCGAGCAGAAGTTTATTTTTGGCTATCACATCACCATAGAAAACGGTAGCCCATACACGGTGCAGCTGCTACGCCGCCATTGGGTCATCCAAGATGCGGACGGGCAATTGCGCGAGGTGGAAGGTGAGGGAGTAATCGGTCAGCAACCCGTGATGCAGCCGGGCGATAGCCACGAGTATGCTTCCTTTTGCAACCTCAATACGGACATCGGGAAGATGCACGGCACTTACTTGATGAAGCGCCGCGACGACGATTCGCTGTTTGAGGTGGCGATACCTGAATTTAGAATGGTCGCGCCATTCCGGCTGAATTGA
- a CDS encoding cupin domain-containing protein, which produces MKHTVATLSPFEISKGFTARLIHSDTMTLAYVDVDAGADLPEHSHHHEQVLNMLEGRFELVVGGRAYILEAGDVFAIPSNAPHSGRALTQCRILDVFNPVREDFRSGNVAYSKR; this is translated from the coding sequence ATGAAACACACCGTCGCCACGCTCTCCCCATTTGAAATTTCCAAAGGCTTCACAGCCCGCTTGATTCACTCCGACACCATGACGCTTGCTTATGTGGATGTGGACGCAGGGGCGGATTTGCCCGAACATTCGCACCACCACGAGCAAGTGCTGAATATGCTCGAAGGCCGCTTCGAGTTGGTTGTCGGTGGCCGAGCGTATATCTTGGAAGCGGGCGACGTGTTCGCCATACCTTCCAACGCGCCTCACTCTGGCCGGGCGCTGACACAATGCCGCATTTTGGATGTGTTCAACCCCGTTCGAGAGGATTTTCGGAGCGGGAATGTGGCATACTCAAAGCGGTGA
- a CDS encoding 3-hydroxyanthranilate 3,4-dioxygenase: protein MPIAKPFNLQKWIDENRHLLKPPVGNKQIYIDNEDFIVMVVGGPNGRKDYHWEEGEELFYQLEGDIQVKIINEDGKPETIDIREGEMFLLPPRIPHSPQRPANTVGLVLERRRHEGEIDKLLWFCENCGAPLHEAGFPLKDIGTQIKEAIGTYKENLEARTCKKCGTVMEM from the coding sequence ATGCCAATCGCTAAACCTTTCAACCTCCAAAAATGGATTGACGAAAACCGCCACCTGCTGAAGCCGCCTGTCGGCAACAAGCAGATTTACATTGACAACGAAGACTTCATCGTCATGGTCGTCGGCGGCCCCAACGGGCGCAAGGACTACCATTGGGAGGAAGGCGAAGAGCTTTTTTATCAGTTGGAAGGCGACATTCAGGTGAAAATCATCAACGAGGACGGCAAACCGGAGACGATTGACATCCGCGAGGGCGAGATGTTCCTGCTGCCGCCGCGCATCCCGCACTCGCCGCAGCGCCCTGCCAACACCGTCGGTCTTGTGCTGGAACGCCGCCGCCATGAAGGGGAGATTGACAAGTTGCTTTGGTTTTGCGAAAATTGCGGCGCGCCGCTCCACGAGGCGGGCTTTCCGCTCAAGGACATCGGCACTCAAATCAAAGAAGCCATCGGAACCTACAAGGAAAATCTGGAAGCCCGCACCTGCAAAAAATGCGGGACGGTGATGGAGATGTGA
- a CDS encoding class I SAM-dependent methyltransferase, protein MNAIDVDKHKQVWNSARTTKNYAAEETLQLPEQRIIEILKDQLPHMRMLDLGIGGGRTTLHYAPLVKEYVGSDYAENMVTICRERFHNAGAHVSFEQIDATDMSEVPDNSFDFVLFSYNSIDCVEPEDRVKVFQEARRVGKKGGYFAFSSHNIQYIDKMYTFKWHKNLRDFLYQFYRLVLLVYYNGFPGKYLRMNETVFRDGVERFSISLYYSKPDYQMQQLREQKFKNIRAFSVKTGKELTGEAFSACKEAWIYYLCEI, encoded by the coding sequence ATGAACGCAATTGATGTTGACAAACACAAACAGGTCTGGAACTCTGCCAGAACGACCAAGAACTACGCGGCGGAAGAAACCCTCCAATTGCCGGAACAGCGCATCATAGAGATTCTGAAAGACCAACTGCCCCACATGCGTATGCTCGACCTCGGCATCGGGGGCGGGCGCACCACCTTGCACTACGCTCCGCTCGTGAAAGAATACGTCGGTTCCGATTATGCCGAAAACATGGTAACCATCTGCCGCGAAAGATTTCACAACGCTGGCGCTCACGTTAGTTTCGAGCAGATTGATGCAACAGATATGTCCGAAGTGCCCGACAATTCTTTTGATTTTGTGCTATTTAGCTACAACAGCATAGACTGCGTGGAACCCGAAGACCGTGTCAAGGTATTTCAGGAGGCTCGGCGCGTAGGCAAGAAAGGCGGGTATTTTGCCTTCTCCAGCCACAACATTCAGTACATTGACAAGATGTACACCTTTAAATGGCACAAGAATCTCCGCGATTTTCTCTATCAATTTTATCGGTTGGTGCTATTGGTTTATTACAACGGTTTTCCCGGCAAATACCTTCGCATGAACGAAACCGTTTTCCGCGACGGGGTGGAGCGTTTTTCCATATCGCTCTACTATTCCAAGCCCGACTATCAAATGCAACAGCTGCGCGAACAGAAATTCAAGAACATCCGCGCTTTTTCCGTAAAGACCGGAAAAGAATTGACTGGGGAAGCATTTAGCGCTTGCAAAGAGGCTTGGATTTATTATTTATGCGAAATTTGA